DNA from Bacteroides zoogleoformans:
TGGGTGAGGTGGCCCGTTGGGTGGAAGAACTGCAATATGAGAAAGAAAGTTGGGAAGTAGAGATTACTCCCGAACCGGCCGAATATCCGGTGAAGGCAGGTCAGATTATTGCCTTGAGCGGTAATACCGGATATTCTTTCGGCCCTCATCTCCATTTGGATATGTTCGAAACCAATACAAAAGAATACGTAGATCCGCTTCCTTTCTTCATGGATAAGGTGAAAGATTGCACACCGCCTCGTGCCGAAGGCGTCATGCTGTTTCCCCGGCCGGGAAAGGGAGTGGTGGAAGGCAAACAGGCCTTTCAGGCCTTTCCGGCACGCCCGTTGAAGCCAATCACAGCTTGGGGAGTGATAGGAGCAGGCATCAGTGCTTACGATTACATGGATGGAGTGCATAATAAGTATGGCGTAAAGAATGTTATTTTGGAGGTGGATGGCAAGGAGATTTTCCGTAGCGTGGTAGACCGTTTTGTATACGAAGAGAATCTGTACATCAATTCGTGGACGCATGGGCGATACATGAAGTCGTTCATCGATCCGGGCAACCGATTGCGTATGTTGCATGCTTCCAATGGTGATAATGGGTTGGTAAATATCAATGAAGAACGTCCCTATCTGTTTGTCTATACATTGAGCGATGCGTTAGGCAATACCTCTAAGGTTCGTTTCGTCGTACAGGGCAAGAAGATGGAGATTGTACCGGTGAAGCACCGTGAGAAATATACGTTCAGGTGGAATAAGGTGAACTATTTGCAGGAGCCCGGTCTTGAACTTGTCGTGCCCAAAGGCATGCTTTATGATGATGTGTATTTGAATTATGCCGTACGGACCGATAGCGGTGGTGTGGCTTTT
Protein-coding regions in this window:
- a CDS encoding M23 family metallopeptidase, giving the protein MRYFIFFSFLFFMFGLQSGYAQETLVAGKVAFIPPFDFPITLSGNFGEIRANHFHGGLDFKTEGAVGKPVRALADGYISRIRVNHGSGYVLDVAYDNGYSAINRHLSAFVGEVARWVEELQYEKESWEVEITPEPAEYPVKAGQIIALSGNTGYSFGPHLHLDMFETNTKEYVDPLPFFMDKVKDCTPPRAEGVMLFPRPGKGVVEGKQAFQAFPARPLKPITAWGVIGAGISAYDYMDGVHNKYGVKNVILEVDGKEIFRSVVDRFVYEENLYINSWTHGRYMKSFIDPGNRLRMLHASNGDNGLVNINEERPYLFVYTLSDALGNTSKVRFVVQGKKMEIVPVKHREKYTFRWNKVNYLQEPGLELVVPKGMLYDDVYLNYAVRTDSGGVAFTYQLHDTPVPMHGTCELHIGLRRRPVEDMTKYYVAGVTARGGKYSIGGKYEDGFMKVRIRDLGTYTVAVDTVPPEIIPLNKTQWGRMGRITFKAKDKETGIRAYRATIDGKYALFGKQNSINGHLICELDPKHVKKGGEHMVEMTVTDGCGNQTTERFYFVW